TGAACAACAAGTTCAATCTGGAGGATAACCTCAGCCCACTTTTCAATAGAAAGAGAAAGCCAAAGCGCAGAGAGGACTGAGACCATGAACCAGTCCCTCTCCACGTTCTCAAAAATATCTTGGTACCCATTCAGTGATGAACCGGTCATCAGGAGCCGATGGTATATGCCGAGGCTCTGTGACCCCTTTTTCTTGTTCCCAGAAGAAAGCCCTGATGGGAAATGGCATCTTTTTGGTCATACCTGGGTGGGGATTGAGCACTTCATCAGTGAAAATGGGATCAGCTGGGAACCAAGGAAGATGGTTGCCTTACGGGGGCACTCACCCTCAATATACCAAGAGAATGGGGTGTATTATCTTATCTACGAAAAACATAATGCTTCCTTGCCGAACCTGAAGAAGGGAAGGCTGAAACGTAGAGAGCAAGAGAAAGTAAGATATAGTCGATTTGAAATGTGCTCATCCACTGACTTGATTCTTTTCAGCGAGCCAAAGATCATCCTGGATAGCCGGGATGTCCCTTTTTCCTCAGAAGGATTAAAGAAGCCGAGGGTCTCACGCCCACAGATTATAAAGAATGGTGCGGGGTATCTGCTGTACTTTGGAGCTTCCCATCTTTTGCTTCCTGATACCAAACAGAAGACCAGCCGACATTTTGCCCTTGCAATCTCCTCAACCATTGAGGGGCCGTATGCACTTGCGAACGAGGGAGAACCACTGCTCTCCCCGGAAGCGGATGATCCCCATCGGAGCATGGCGGTTGGAAGCATCAAGGTATTTCGTGCAGAGGACGGATATATCGGCTTTGAGTGTGCAATGTATTGGGATAAGAAGCAGGCAAAGACTGCCTCAGTGCTGATGCAACTGGAAAGCAGCGATGGGGTGTCTTTCAGACCGTCCTATCGCTCACCTCTTCTGGTCCCTCCCCAGATGGGTTGGGCCAGCCGGTACATTGTCAGCTGTGATGTACACTATAAGAAGGAAGAGGCATGCTGGTATTGCTACTACAGTGCCAATTCCAAGCATGGCTATTTTCCTGTCAGGGAGTCCATCGGTTTGCTCTTGGGCAAGGATCCTTCCTTGCGGAAGGTCTTTATCTAAGATCTTCCCGCTTCTTCCACCTTGTGGAACCAGCCCAAACCACTGTCTCACTCCCATCTTCCTCTATTCTGACAATCCTATGGTGCAATAGTGGTTCATCCTTCTGCAATGCATCAGGATCCTTGCTCTCGGTGTATACAACAACAGCATCCTCTAGAAAGGTCTGCCGAAGATACGAAACATCCACTTCCTTGGCCTTGCAACGGTTTCGGAAGGAGGAGGGAAGGCTCTCCAAGGCCCAAGTGAGATAGGATATGTTGTTCACATGCAGATTTCGGTCAGTATCAAGATAGGTGATCTTGGGGGTATGGACAGCCAATCGATGAAGAGACTCATCTTCCCCATGACGACTATTCTCAAGATGCATATCCACCGAGTGTTCTGTATCCTCAGATGGGGGAAGGCCGATGCGTAGGGACATGTCCTTAGGTCTGCATGGCCTGCCACGTTCCAGATCAAGAATTGCCCAAAAGGTCTTGGCAATGAACAGCAGCTTTCCATCTGCATCGAATGCTCTGACAACACGGGGCAGATGCAGCCTGATCGGATCCTGTGCCCATGTTTCCACCCTCAGCACTTCGGGCCAACGAGTATAGCGGAACACTTCCATCTGGCTGCGGGTAATCACCCAGGTCTTACCCTCTTTATGCATTTCAGGAATCGAGCACCCCCTGCTTGCTGCATGGGTCCCGGCTGCTTCCTGTACTACCTGGAAATAGAAGGCAAGACGAGCATCAGTGAAACAATCGGTCTCATAGCTGTACGTGGCGAAGGAGCTGTGTGCCACATTTCGTTCATCAATCGTAATCAGTTCATCATACATCTGCTAGGTCCTTGTCTTTGGTGTTTCTATAGAAGCGTAGGGTACTTCTTCCATATTTACGCTCATCATAACAAACCAAGGAACCTACCGTCTCTGGCCACTGTTTCTTCTCTTCGGATGGATAGTGAATGATGAACAAGCCTCCTGGGGTTAGGAGCTTCTGCTTATCAACAGCCTTTGCCAGGTCAACCTTGCCCTGCATGGGGAAGGGAGGATCTGCATACACAATGTCATACTGCATTTTCGCGGTAGGAATGAAACGTCGTACGTCGGCCATGAAGAGCTTGATCTCGCTCTCAACCATACTGATGTTATCCATGATGGTGGCCTTTTTTTGTCGGTCTTTTTCGACCAAGTGTACCAGTCTTGCCCCCCGGCTTGCTGCCTCGATTCCGACGCAACCACTTCCGGTGAATAAATCCAGCCAGGTTTTACCTTCCAGACTTCCCAAGATGGAGAAGAGAGACTCTCTCATCATATCCATGGCTGGTCTGATGATTCCTGGTGGACATGCGACCGTCCTTCCCCGATATATTCCTCCGGTAATTCTCATATTCTGTGCCTCATGGAACTGATGATAGGTAATTGTGGTGAAATGTGCAAGTTACGCCTCACTACCGTCAGCGCTGAAGGGAGGCGCATGGATAAGCACTTCCCTGATTACTGTGAGAGAGGGGGCCAAGAACCCTGGGTCGGAGGCAAGGATCTGGTCAGCTTCTTCTCGTGCAATCTCAATAAGGGGGAGGTCTTCCGTCAATGATGCGTAGGAGAGCCTGAGGTACCCGGACTGCTTGGTTCCTGTCAGTTCCCCGGGGCCCCTGATCAAGAGGTCCTGCTCTGCTATATAGAAGCCGTCATTCGATTCCTTCATTACCTTGAGCCGTTGTTTTGCTTCATCGGTCAACTCATTCGAGAAAACAAGAAAACAGTAGGATTGCAACTGGGAACGTCCAACCCTACCCCTGAGCTGGTGAAGGGCAGAGAGCCCGAATCGCTCGGCATGTTCAATGATCATGCAGGTTGCATTGGGTATGTCGATTCCGACCTCAACAACACTGGTGGAGACCAGGTATCCAAGCTTACCGGATTGGTAGTCCTTGAGGATGGAGACTTTCTCTTCTTCGTCCAGTTTGCTGTGGATCAGGGCTGATGGAACATCGGGGTACGCTTGCTTGAGGAAATCATACATGGAAATGACATCTCTTAGTTCACTCTGCCCACTGTCATCAATTCTCGGGTAAACGAAGTATGCCTGATGGCCACGTTTGAACTCGACACCTACCGATGCATACATCCTTCTCCTGCTCTGTTCGTTTACCAGATGGGTGATCACCGGCTTCCTTCCTGGTGGCATGGTTCTCAAGGTGGAAACATTGAGATTACCAAACACGGTAAGGGAAAGGGTACGGGGAATCGGGGTGGCTGTCATCAGCAACACATCAGGAACTGTGCCTTTCTGGGTTAATGCAAGTCGCTGTTCCACCCCGAATCTGTGCTGCTCATCGATGATTACATACGCCAGATTCTTGAAACTGACCTCAGCAGAGAAGAGTGCATGGGTTCCGATGATGATATCTACCTCTCCTTCTGCAATTGCCTTGAGCAGTAGTCGCCTTTCCTTGCTCTTTACTGAACCGGTGAGAAAGGCCAGGCGAATACCCAGCTCTCCAAGCAGGCTTGCCGCTGACTCTGCATGTTGGCGTGCCAACAACTCTGTGGGAGCCATAAACGCTACCTGCGCTCCATGAGAGAGTACATGCAGGGCACTGATCCAGGCTATGAGGGTTTTTCCACTGCCCACATCGCCTTGGAGCAGCCGGTTCATTGGCAGCTCACCATCAAGATCTTCCCGTATCTCCTTCAAGCTGGTCATCTGGTCTTTGGTGAGACTGAAGGGAAGTCTCTCCATGAAGTGCAGTTCAAGTTTGGTAGGGATGCCCCGGCCTTGGTTGACGAGTCGTTGTTGCAGACCTTTGTGCCTTCGTGCAATCAACTGGAGGTAGAAGAGTTCAGTTAATGCGAGGGTTCTTCGTGCCTGCTTCAGGCGTTCAATTGTTGGTGGGAAGTGATAGCTACGAATAGCCTCGTCAGTAAAGAGCAGTTGGTATTTCTCTATCAATGTTTCGGGCAATTCCTCTTGGAAGTGGTGTATGCTTCTCAGAATCTCCTGTACATTCTTTCTGATAAGACGTTGGCTCAATGATCCTCTCAGTGGATAAATGGGAAGAATCTTGCCGAACTGCGCTGGAAAGTCACCATCCTCGGTGGCCGGGTAGAGTTCGAACTGGGAGCACTGCAGCTCTCCATGATGCCAGCTTACATTCCCATAGAGGTAGTAGATTCTTCCGATCCTGATGGTTTTTTCCAGGAAGTTACGACCAAAACAGAGTAAGCTCAAGCGCCCATCACCCTGACCGGAGACATCACGTACAATGATTTTAAGGGTTCGCTTCTTGCCGCTTCTCATCCCAAAGTACGAGTGAGAGAGTACTTCCACCAGGGTGTTTGCCATCTGGTTGTCCTGGATGCCTCCCAAAGGTTGGATACGGCTTCTATCTTCCCAGGTCCTTGGCGAGAGCAACAAGAGATCACTGAAGGTGGTAATTCCCAGTTCGGCATAGGAGGTCTTTGCAGCAGGGCCCACCCCACTCAAGGTGGTGATGGGCTGATGCAGGTTCCTCAAATACTCCATGGCTTAGAAGGAGAGATTCCCAAAGAAGTTCACAAGGAACCTGATTACAAAGGATGCAGCAATATAAAGGACAATGAAGAATACCAGGGCTGTGGTGACAAGCTGACGGTCGTTGATTGTGCGTTTTGGGTAGAACAGTCTTTGGACCCAGTTCAGGACACCGCCGACTAGAGAGTCCAGCATCGTGATGTAACTGATGGTTTTTGCGCTGCGTTTGTAGCAGAAATAGAGCCGGAACCCTAAAAGGATGATCAAGAACCAGAAAACAGGACTGAGTAGGTATGACCATAGTGTCTGGATGATCAACGCAACCACCATGCCGATGGTAATGGTTCCATATACCCCATAGAAGCGGAGCATTGACTGCACAACAGATAGGACTGCCAAGGCAACCAGTGGGGTAAGGTCGATATGACTGCGCCTAAGGCTGGATATCCCCCTAAACCATGAGAGATAGGGATCAACTACCTTTCCTATGTAGTAGGCAAGTGGGTTTTCCTGTGTCTGTCCAGGCACCCTGATCCAGGTAAGGATGATCCTGAGCCAGATCAGCAAGGAGTAGAATGAGAGTAGGGTTGCAACAATCGAGGCAATGCTCATCAAGACATTTCCCCCGCCTGCTGCAGCCATGCCGCTTTCATAATAGGTTTGGTTCATCGCATTCCTCCACCTTAGTAAGATACCGAACTTTTTAGCGTTAGTCGAACCAAATATGCAAGATAGCAGGATTTTCCTTTGTTGCTTCTACCAATTCATCACAATAGCGCACACTGAACTCCCTGCCACAGGCAACACTGAGAGGAGACTCCTGTCCTTCTTCCTTGAAGTGGAGCAGGAGAGAACAGGACCCGCCATAGGAGAGGCAGAGGTCCCTGAGCTGTGTGATATGTTCATTGTTGCAGAAGGATTTCTCCAGTTCAATATGGCATCTGCTTACCGCCACTGGAGCAAGCTGATTAGGGTCAACGAGAATCTGCTCGATAAGATAGGATATCTTGTCATTGCCTCGGGAGTTGTCGAACTTCCCTACAAACCCATAGATTCCATCCACCTTGAGAATGTCCCGATATTGTTCATAGGTCTTTGGGAAGAGTGTTGCATCAAAGGTTGCATTCTTGTCGGTAAGCTGCAAGAATCCCATGACACTGCCCTTTTGGGTGGTGAATGGCCTGATTCCTGTGACCATGGCTATGATGTTTACCGGACGGCCAAAGGGAACCTGCTCCAGTTTTGCGGTATTGACAGTCACCCGCTGTGCAATTGCCTGGTTGAATGCATCCAGCGGGTGACCCGAGATATAGAACCCGAGCAATCCTTTTTCCATCTCCAATTTTTCAGGTAGGTTCCAGTCAGGTACCTCCCGCATGGAAAATGTCTCCATGGCAGCCTCAGTCTCTTCATCGAAGAGCGAGATCTGCCCGAATGCGGTTGCTTCTTTTCGTTTCTGTACATAGGTGATGGCGTCACTGAGATTCTCAAGCAGGGTGGGGCGATTGGTTCCCAGTGTATCGAATGCCCCTGCCTTGATCAGTGATTCCAGGAGTTTTGTATTCATCGCCTTGGTTTCCAGGCGGGTAAGGAAGTCAAGCAAGTCCTTGTAGGGTCCGCTCTCTTCCCTCTCCTTTACGATCAGTTCAACGATTCCTTCCCCAACATTCTTGATACCTGCGAGTCCATACACAATCTTTCCATCAACGACAGAGAAATGCTTGTCCGAATAGTTGATCGAAGGAGGTAGGATATCCAGCCCATTGTCTTTTGCAACTTGCAAGTACTCACTGAACTTATCTGGACTCCCCATCTCATTGGTGAGGTTGGCAGCCCAGAATTCAGCAGGGTAGTTTGCTTTCAGATATGCTGTCTGGTAGGCCACCACAGAGTAGGCAACCGCATGGCTCTTGTTGAATCCATAACCTGCAAAAGGTTCCAGCATCTCAAAGATCTCAATGGCATGTTGCTCAGTTCTACCAAGTGCCTTTGCCCCTTCAATGAACTTCACCTTCTCCTTTTCCAAGGCTGCAACTTTCTTCTTACCCATGATACGCCTGAGAATGTCAGCGTTACCGAGCGAGTACCCAGCGATAATCTGGGCCACCTTCATTACCTGTTCCTGGTAGACAATGACACCGTAGGTGGTTTTCAGCTCATCTTCCAGTTCAGGGTTTGCATAGGTAATGGGTTGTTTGCCGAGTTTGCAGTTGATGAACTGCGGGATATAGGCCATTGGGCCAGGTCGGTAGAGTGCATTCAAGGCAACCAGATCCTCTATGTCATTGGGTTTTGCTTCCTTGAGGATGTTCTGCATTCCTTGGCTTTCAAACTGGAATACCGCGTTGCTCTCACCTCTGCCTAGCATGGCAAAGGTTCTCTCGTCTTGTTCGTCGATCTCACTTGCATTGAAAGTGGGATCCTTTTTCTTGATCAACTCTTCGGTATGTTTGACCAGGGTGAGTGTCTTGAGTCCAAGGAAGTCCATCTTTACCAACCCACACTCCTCGATGAGGTCCATTGAGTACTGGGTGGAGATGGCTCCAGTCTTCGCGTCACGGTAGAGGGGGACATAGTTGAGCAGGTTCTCCTTGCCTATGACCACCCCTGCCGCATGGGTGGATGTGTGCCGGTTCAGACCCTCAAGACGGCGTGCCGCATCGAAGAGTTCTGCATAGACCCCGCCCTTCTTCTCCAGCTCTACCAGATCGTTGTTCTGTTCGAAGGCCTTCGTCAAATTCATCTTTGGGTCATCGGGGATGAGTTTACAGATATTGTTCGATTCCTCGAAAGGAATATCCAGTACCCTGGCAACATCCTTCACTACAGCCTTTGCTTTCAGGGTACCGAAAGTGGCAATCTGGGCAACTCGTTCGGTTCCGTAGTGCTCAGTGACATAATTGATGACTTCCTGCCTCCTCTCGTAGCAGAAGTCAATATCGAAGTCAGGCATGCTTACCCGTTCAGGGTTGAGGAATCGTTCAAACAGCAGGTTGTATTTGATCGGATCGACATCGGTTATCCCCAGTGAGTAAGCCACAAGGGAACCTGCACCGGAGCCTCGTCCTGGGCCTACAGGGATGTCGTGGTTCTTTGCCCACTGGATGTAGTCCATGACGATAAGGAAATACCCTTCGAACTGCATCTTGGTGATGATATCAAGTTCGTAATCAAGACGTTTCTGGAGTTCTTCGGTGATGGTGTCATAGTGTGATCTCAAACCCTCATTGGAGAGGTGGCGAAGATAGTCGGCTGTATCACTGAACTCGGGAGGAACTTCGAAGTTTGGCAGCAGGGGGCCGGGGAAGTGAATCTCAAGATTGCACCGTTCTGCAATCTTGACGGTATTCTCAATAGCCTCAGGACACCAATTGAAGAGTTCTCTCATCTCCTGCTCGCTCTTCATGTAGAATTCCTGGTTGGGGAAACGCATCCTGTTCGGGTCATTCTTCTTGGAGTTCGTGCCGACACAGAGCAGGAGATCCTGGGCGTTTGCATCACTCTTTTCGATGTAGTGGATGTCATTGGTGCAAACCAGAGGGATACCGGTCTCATCACTGATCTGTTTCAGCAATGGGTTGGTTTTCTTCTGTTCAGGCAGTCCGTGGTCCTGCATTTCGAGGTAGTATCGTCCATCATCGAAAACTGAGGCAAACCACTGTGCCCTCTCCTTAGCCAAGTCATACTGGTCGTTGAGCAGATGTTGCAGAATCTCACCGCCAAGGCAGGCTGAGAGGCAGATCAAGCCTTCATTGTGCTTGATGAGCAACTCGTCATCGATTCGGGGTTTGAAGTAAAACCCTTCAGTATAGGAAATCGAGTTGAGTTCCATCAGGTTATGGTAACCCTTCTCATTCATTGCAAGCAGGATGAGATGATACTGGTTGGGCTTTTTTCCTCCTGGAAGAGGTCTTTCTGTATGATCCTTCGGATTACTGTAGAACTCACACCCTATGATGGGGTTGATCCCTGCATCCTTTGCAGCGTAATAGAATCGCAGTGCACCGAACATGTTCCCATGATCAGTGATGGCAAGGCTCTTCATCCCCAATTCCTTGGCTTTTGCCATATAGCGGGGGATCGGGGCTGCTCCATCGAGCAGGGAAAAATCAGTATGGTTGTGCAGGTGGATGAAGGTACTCTGCATCTCGGTGGATACTATTTCAGACTCAGCCATGTACATATGCTCCAAGCATCAGGAGGAGAGCGTCTGGGCGTTGAGTTCGTGCAGGAAGGATTCGAAGATTCTCCTGGCACGCTCAAGCTGTAATTCGCTTATCGCTCCATGCATTTTTCTTAATTCAGATACCAGCTCATAGGAGAGCGTATTGACCCGTTCTGGATGAATCGGGAGGGTCTGCCCCGACAATTTCGAAACAAGGTCCTTGCTGATATGATAGGCCTTGTTTGGGAACGTCGTGCAAAACTGTACCTTGGAAATGGTATTTTGTGCACGGGTTGCTTGAAACGCAACTATAACACATTCATCAGTATTCCGGATAGGGTCTTCAACGATAATGAACCGTTGGAAATCGCCATATTCGAGCCCGATGCGAATTCTTGTCAACAGGGCTTTCTGTGGGCCGAGCAACAGTTTCCCATCTTTGTCATAGAGCTTTGCAATCGGGATCCAGTGGGTTGTTGCCTTTCCCCCCTGGTAGTATTTTACCTCGGCGTTTGCGTCGAGAATGGCTAGTGTCGTTGACAACCCAAAACGAATATCAGGGACACAGAGGCTTCCCCCTATGGTGGTCTGTCTTCTTACAATCTGGGAGGCTTGGCTTTGCAGGGTTTTCTGGAGAATCTCAGGGAGGACCAATTTCCCTGCATACAGCAATTGACTTGCGGTTACCATTGCCCCTATTTCAACAAACCGATCATTTCTGGTAATTCGTTTCAGCTCCTCAAGCTCGCCAAGATTGATGATGCCATCCTTTACCTCACTTGGATAGTAGTCACTCTGGCTCATCAGATATGTACCACCTCCCCAGATGACAGCTTGGGGATAGCGATGGGCAATGGTTGCAAATTCGCTCAGTGTCTTGGGAGTATGGATGACAGGAGACCTAATGCCTTCGTACACGTTTACGCCTCCTATAAGTGAGGGCTATCTCAACAATCTGTAGTAGCTCAGCCATATCCATACACTGGCATGTATTCAGACTGAGTTCTTGGATAATTGCTTCCTTGTCCAAAGGAGCCTCATCATTTTGGCCTCCTGCAAGTGGCACGTTGTTTCTTCCAAATGTACGGTTGCGTGTACTATTGGTCATTTCTTGGAGTATGGATTCAATGATCAGTGTCTTGGATGCATAACAATTGGGACACGGGGTGTTTCCTGTGGCCTTGTAGGCACGCTCAATGTCTCGATAGAGGCGTGTTTTCTGGTAGCTGTCAAAGGTTTTGACTGTCGCCTCCCTGAGACGGAATGCGGGAATGACGCAGGAGA
This sequence is a window from uncultured Sphaerochaeta sp.. Protein-coding genes within it:
- a CDS encoding acyl-ACP thioesterase domain-containing protein, with the translated sequence MYDELITIDERNVAHSSFATYSYETDCFTDARLAFYFQVVQEAAGTHAASRGCSIPEMHKEGKTWVITRSQMEVFRYTRWPEVLRVETWAQDPIRLHLPRVVRAFDADGKLLFIAKTFWAILDLERGRPCRPKDMSLRIGLPPSEDTEHSVDMHLENSRHGEDESLHRLAVHTPKITYLDTDRNLHVNNISYLTWALESLPSSFRNRCKAKEVDVSYLRQTFLEDAVVVYTESKDPDALQKDEPLLHHRIVRIEEDGSETVVWAGSTRWKKREDLR
- a CDS encoding FAD binding domain-containing protein, whose amino-acid sequence is MYEGIRSPVIHTPKTLSEFATIAHRYPQAVIWGGGTYLMSQSDYYPSEVKDGIINLGELEELKRITRNDRFVEIGAMVTASQLLYAGKLVLPEILQKTLQSQASQIVRRQTTIGGSLCVPDIRFGLSTTLAILDANAEVKYYQGGKATTHWIPIAKLYDKDGKLLLGPQKALLTRIRIGLEYGDFQRFIIVEDPIRNTDECVIVAFQATRAQNTISKVQFCTTFPNKAYHISKDLVSKLSGQTLPIHPERVNTLSYELVSELRKMHGAISELQLERARRIFESFLHELNAQTLSS
- a CDS encoding 2Fe-2S iron-sulfur cluster-binding protein, with product MKIECTIDGKALSLSVNSNKPLSLILMEDVGITSINSHCRGKACGNCIVLLNDEATLSCVIPAFRLREATVKTFDSYQKTRLYRDIERAYKATGNTPCPNCYASKTLIIESILQEMTNSTRNRTFGRNNVPLAGGQNDEAPLDKEAIIQELSLNTCQCMDMAELLQIVEIALTYRRRKRVRRH
- the dnaE gene encoding DNA polymerase III subunit alpha; translated protein: MAESEIVSTEMQSTFIHLHNHTDFSLLDGAAPIPRYMAKAKELGMKSLAITDHGNMFGALRFYYAAKDAGINPIIGCEFYSNPKDHTERPLPGGKKPNQYHLILLAMNEKGYHNLMELNSISYTEGFYFKPRIDDELLIKHNEGLICLSACLGGEILQHLLNDQYDLAKERAQWFASVFDDGRYYLEMQDHGLPEQKKTNPLLKQISDETGIPLVCTNDIHYIEKSDANAQDLLLCVGTNSKKNDPNRMRFPNQEFYMKSEQEMRELFNWCPEAIENTVKIAERCNLEIHFPGPLLPNFEVPPEFSDTADYLRHLSNEGLRSHYDTITEELQKRLDYELDIITKMQFEGYFLIVMDYIQWAKNHDIPVGPGRGSGAGSLVAYSLGITDVDPIKYNLLFERFLNPERVSMPDFDIDFCYERRQEVINYVTEHYGTERVAQIATFGTLKAKAVVKDVARVLDIPFEESNNICKLIPDDPKMNLTKAFEQNNDLVELEKKGGVYAELFDAARRLEGLNRHTSTHAAGVVIGKENLLNYVPLYRDAKTGAISTQYSMDLIEECGLVKMDFLGLKTLTLVKHTEELIKKKDPTFNASEIDEQDERTFAMLGRGESNAVFQFESQGMQNILKEAKPNDIEDLVALNALYRPGPMAYIPQFINCKLGKQPITYANPELEDELKTTYGVIVYQEQVMKVAQIIAGYSLGNADILRRIMGKKKVAALEKEKVKFIEGAKALGRTEQHAIEIFEMLEPFAGYGFNKSHAVAYSVVAYQTAYLKANYPAEFWAANLTNEMGSPDKFSEYLQVAKDNGLDILPPSINYSDKHFSVVDGKIVYGLAGIKNVGEGIVELIVKEREESGPYKDLLDFLTRLETKAMNTKLLESLIKAGAFDTLGTNRPTLLENLSDAITYVQKRKEATAFGQISLFDEETEAAMETFSMREVPDWNLPEKLEMEKGLLGFYISGHPLDAFNQAIAQRVTVNTAKLEQVPFGRPVNIIAMVTGIRPFTTQKGSVMGFLQLTDKNATFDATLFPKTYEQYRDILKVDGIYGFVGKFDNSRGNDKISYLIEQILVDPNQLAPVAVSRCHIELEKSFCNNEHITQLRDLCLSYGGSCSLLLHFKEEGQESPLSVACGREFSVRYCDELVEATKENPAILHIWFD
- the rsmD gene encoding 16S rRNA (guanine(966)-N(2))-methyltransferase RsmD, with translation MRITGGIYRGRTVACPPGIIRPAMDMMRESLFSILGSLEGKTWLDLFTGSGCVGIEAASRGARLVHLVEKDRQKKATIMDNISMVESEIKLFMADVRRFIPTAKMQYDIVYADPPFPMQGKVDLAKAVDKQKLLTPGGLFIIHYPSEEKKQWPETVGSLVCYDERKYGRSTLRFYRNTKDKDLADV
- a CDS encoding YggT family protein, whose product is MNQTYYESGMAAAGGGNVLMSIASIVATLLSFYSLLIWLRIILTWIRVPGQTQENPLAYYIGKVVDPYLSWFRGISSLRRSHIDLTPLVALAVLSVVQSMLRFYGVYGTITIGMVVALIIQTLWSYLLSPVFWFLIILLGFRLYFCYKRSAKTISYITMLDSLVGGVLNWVQRLFYPKRTINDRQLVTTALVFFIVLYIAASFVIRFLVNFFGNLSF
- the recG gene encoding ATP-dependent DNA helicase RecG; the encoded protein is MEYLRNLHQPITTLSGVGPAAKTSYAELGITTFSDLLLLSPRTWEDRSRIQPLGGIQDNQMANTLVEVLSHSYFGMRSGKKRTLKIIVRDVSGQGDGRLSLLCFGRNFLEKTIRIGRIYYLYGNVSWHHGELQCSQFELYPATEDGDFPAQFGKILPIYPLRGSLSQRLIRKNVQEILRSIHHFQEELPETLIEKYQLLFTDEAIRSYHFPPTIERLKQARRTLALTELFYLQLIARRHKGLQQRLVNQGRGIPTKLELHFMERLPFSLTKDQMTSLKEIREDLDGELPMNRLLQGDVGSGKTLIAWISALHVLSHGAQVAFMAPTELLARQHAESAASLLGELGIRLAFLTGSVKSKERRLLLKAIAEGEVDIIIGTHALFSAEVSFKNLAYVIIDEQHRFGVEQRLALTQKGTVPDVLLMTATPIPRTLSLTVFGNLNVSTLRTMPPGRKPVITHLVNEQSRRRMYASVGVEFKRGHQAYFVYPRIDDSGQSELRDVISMYDFLKQAYPDVPSALIHSKLDEEEKVSILKDYQSGKLGYLVSTSVVEVGIDIPNATCMIIEHAERFGLSALHQLRGRVGRSQLQSYCFLVFSNELTDEAKQRLKVMKESNDGFYIAEQDLLIRGPGELTGTKQSGYLRLSYASLTEDLPLIEIAREEADQILASDPGFLAPSLTVIREVLIHAPPFSADGSEA